The DNA window GACGTTGTTGTATCCGTGACCCCACGAACTACTGtagttatagtcgggttaaaaccaCCCTAATCCTGATACAGCTGCGTAAACGGCGGCCCCCCCAAGCCCCCCGGGGGGCCCGGGGTTTTGGGTCGGGCCCTCTTCTGCTGCAATCGGACTGCAGAAATGACTAAGGGTTTCACATCTCGATAGAAGCTGATAAATTCACCgctccacttcgagcgcatcgGCTTCTGCAACCGCACCGATCTTCTGGTAacttttgactcaactatgcGCAGGCAGTAGAGATGGTGGCAGATTCTTACAATGTAACAGGAAGTCTACCATTTTGTTCTCAATACCAATCCGGCAAGTGGAATTTTTTCCATGatagttcttttttacttcctATAAAAGTCGTTGATGTTCAACCAAATTTGGGAAGGGATAACATTTTCGATGCCAAGAATGCGCAAATCTACTCACCAGTTCGTTCATTTCCTTAGCTTTCGGCAAATCCGCATTTCCTTGACCTTTTTGTTCTCCTTTCGATACTGTTCGCCGCAAATCATTGATGGTTTTCAAAACTACCTCCCTCCAGCTCTcagaaatcaatgaattttGGCAATTGAAATCTTAAAATAAGTGCGAATGAAGAGGAAATGGGtggaagcaacaaaaaattaaatcgtGAGGACCGTTCATTGTTACGACCTTTTCGCGCTCAAAGTTGCTGAGAGACAGGAAAGTTCTTACTTTGTGATAAGTGAGCATGGCTTGAACAGTATATCATTAATGTCTTACCTGTAGCTGATGTAACTGCATTATTCTGGAGTTGTAGACATGCAAGAAGAAGAGTCtataaaaaactagaaataattATGCATTTACAGAGCGATCAGCAGAAGATTTGGCTGTGGCCATACGATTGGTGGTTTGAAATTGCCCTAAGGTATCCTGCGAGGGCCTTATATTGGTTCCAGACTTGTCTCGGAGGGTGAAAACACTGAGATGATATATGGGCAGGCCCCTCaaatcattgcataggccaacacgcgttcacTAATCTTAAGACGGTCCTGAATTGAGGTCAAACGCGTAGGTGCACACTTATGGGAACTAATCAGTTCTATGcacttaattttttacttattagaaaaaaaaaaacacaaaacttgCGCTTGAGCAATTTTTATCTTATCTATAAGTCTGTAGGGGAGttgaacacttttttaaaattaacttTTATTCTTCGAGATTATTTAAAGAACTTTACGTGGACCTATATGGTTAACGTACGCAATAAATTCGTAAAAGATGACCAGCAACCTACACtggcaaaaaaatcttaattgAACAACACTCCGgttcactttcttttatgGGAATTAGGTCTGAAAACTCAAATGTAAATCAATCTTCAACTTATGTTTGTCTGGTTGATATACACCGCTTAAGTATTATTTAATCCTATTTCACGTAATTACTTCTCTGTTCAAAGGGAATGCTAATCATAGCTACCGTTAGCGTTGTTTAATGCATCTTCTTCGTTGTCGGCGATAATAAGTTTGATCATCCTTAACATTCCCTGTTCCGGGTTTTGCGTATTGTTGTTGCAGCGACTTCGAGGCTTGGAAaggaaagaggagaaatttgATACTCACATTATCAGAAACTTGAAACCGTTTCAGGCCTTTTGACGACGGTAATGACGAGATTTTCGCAAGGTCAGGTCAGGAATAAAGTCTCGCTAAAGCCTCGTTAGCAAAACAAGAGGACATAAATTCAGCGCTAATGCCAAAGCTTCGAGTAGAGAGAGTTTGGAGATCTTACTAACAGTTTCGTTATCGTTGCGATGACAGAGAAGTATCATCAAGGATTGAGTAGTGCTTTCGGACTAAATGTGTTTGGCCACTGACGCTAACAATCCTTCACAACATCGCCACCCTCATGATTCAGGTACGAAATTTTTGGTAGTGAAATCCAGTTTCGTAGATGGTTATAGGTCAGGAAATAATATTGTAGGTCATGTATGGCATTTGCTATTTCAAGAACAAAGCAGCATTTACGCGCCTCTCTCAGTCGCGTGCAAACTGTGTTCCACGTCGAGATGGAGGGGAAACCATGATAGTCTATCTTTTTAAGTTCGcagtagtttttgttttgggaCTTTTTGACTTTGGGACACACTTTGTTTTGGGACATTATCGAAGAGTAGTGTCCAAGCGTccaattctgtttatttcgtTTACAGGTACCGGTGACCACGACATAAAAAAGAATGGGGGGTCGGGGACAGCCTTTGTTCAGACTTCTGCAGAAAAGAAGCACTAGATTCCTACAGCATTCCAAAGAGGGTCCTGGACAGCCGAACGAACTGTCTGCAGAGGCCTCGTTGGATGAAAGGTAGCAAAGACTCACCAGAACAAGCGTATCCATCGCTGCACGATGAAGACTAATGTTATGTTGTAGACAGAAGCTGGTCGCGCTATTTAAACGCAGCCAACTCTAAATGTCAGATCTCTATCtgacaaaaattaaaagcaaaacgaaagtgcaacgaaaaaaattgttgatgattttcatttcatactGACTAGCAAACGTGGGAtgtcaaattaaaaaagtgtGCCACAGGTTGCATGCGCAGAACAGTGGAAGGAGGCTGAAATTCAGTTCTAATCTATTAAAAAGACAACGTTACCCTGTACCTTCACCACAAGGATGCCAgccaatacaaaaaaaaaacttcgaaaaatttcctcattcAGGTGTGCAGATTTCGTAACTCATGTtggcaatgaaaaaaaaatgaattgaaaggCAAGTGCACTGCTTTACAATGAAGCTATTCACTTCTTAACTTCAATATGGTAGCGGGACGACAACTTTGTCCAATATTGTTGTCGATATTATTACTAACCgtacaaaaaagaacttttgttagaatctaaaaaatcatccagaaaaatatgtatgtgGGTGTAGTACACAGTGAGTGTCAACACTATTTCGACAAATCCGCATGCTACGTATCACAAGCGGTGAACTAAAATTTGTAGCATCAAATTTCTGTCGCATTTTCTtctggttttgattttttatgtgATGTAGGCCTAACTCTTAAAAGTATCTAAATGGTGAAAGGAAGGAGCAATGCTCCTTATCGTCCGACCTTTGgtacaaaacttttttctatcaagaTGTAAATTGTCTGTTTGGGTCTGTGTTCTGCTTAGAACAGAGGAGGTGGAAAATTGATGTCTAGGCATTGTATATTAGTTTAAAAACGAAATTCCGCGTGGAAAACGGTAGATGTGACGCAGTCgtttagaggtccgttgtggccacacggtcgatCGTTCGAAGCCGACAAGTGCCTTTGACTGAGCCTTTTACCCCTCTAGGGTCGATGAATTCATAGCAGACCTGTCCGGGAGGATATGAACACCCactcatcggctggccctGCATTTCGTTCTACAGGTCAACAcgcattccaaaacctcagTTTTCAtgaattgcagtgaaaacCCGTTGGCGCatcacaagcggattgatacgccagtgtcTTCATCCTTTTGTCATCCAGATTTAGAGGCGACGTACCCTCCTACCGGAACTCTGAAGTTGCAGGAGGAGCCAGTTAGTACGACGCAACGTTGAGGTCCATGAGGGCTCGTTTAAGCCACAGTAAAACACGAATGCAATAATGTATTAGAAACTTTGAACCTGAATACAGTTATCGCAAAACAAATCTGTGAAAGAACTGAAATTTTATTCGTTCAATGAAATTAAGGTTAGAATCAAGCTTCCAACTATCAAAACCGATTTTTTGTAGCTGAGAGATGGCCGAGATTACTGTAGCCACCCCCTACGCCGGTTCAAATGGTTCTTCCAGAAACGACGTACTTTTCATTAATCTGTTCCAGGAGAGAGTGGAGTCACGGTTGTCGATAATTTCAGCAAACATCGGTTTCGTTTCGTCATGGATTCTACCCTCGAGCCAACCCCTGACGACGACATGGCCAAGGTCGCGATTTTTGTCGATACGCGAGATGCGAGAGATCCACAGTAGTGTTTGTGTAAAATTCGACTAGCACATCTTGCAACTGATGTGCgaccgttttctttttctatttgagAGTTCGAGCCAATTTCTTCACCGTTTCTAGgtcataaatgaaaaaataactgaaaaatcCTTCGGCCACGATGTAAGAACTCGAAGAATGTGCAATTCAGTCAagtgattttgttttcgcttcCAGGTTGCTGGGACACCTTTGAGGTTGCGTTCAAATTTCCATCTTCCATCACTGCCGCTAAGAGACACTTGCTTAGATACATGCCTGGATTTCCGTCGACAGCAGCCTGGTGTGGCAAGACgtcgaatttttcctttctcatcGCAGCTAACTGCGGCTATAACGAAGTTAACGCAAAATCGCGCAGAGGTAGCTTATTCGCAGCAAAAGACACCTTTCTTGAAAAGCCCTCGAATCCGATGTTTGCTCTTCGCTTCTCTCAGGTACACTTATTTCTGAAACTATTCGAGATCAATTTTGCGGAAGGTCCAGGAAGATATTTCCTAGTGTCAGTTTTGAGAATGCTTTTTGTGTGACCTTTGCTTAATATCAAGCATTTCCGAGAGTTGTCCGACTTTTTCTACAAAAGCTGCCTTCGAATTCGTGTGTTGCGGTACGTTAGTGTTGTGCAATGCGAATTCCAGCGGCCTTCTATTTCAAGAAGGCTACGGTTAGCCAGGAAAAGCAGTTTTGGctgatttcgattttttttagaattgtcTACCGATTTAATCCATGTTTTGAGTGGATCTCATATTTGCTCTCAACGTGTGAAATAAACCGGAAAGTAATTTTGATCGGAtcgagaatttaaaaaaaaagaagaactcgtACTAGCCGTCTCCAAGTGTCTTCGTACCATTTATTGCTATGCCCTACATGctttatatttcttatatttttatacatatattatgttgtattatattattattatattattatattaccatataaatatattttatgtatatttttacATGTGTTCCtacatttttaagttttttcaaaatatatttttcaacTGAATGTTATTAAACTGTAATTACACTGAAAAATTCATGTTTGGTTCAGTGTAGATGACTCCACTTTCATGATTTTGCAAcgctcctttcatttcttctgctTGGATATACCGCATCCTGCAACCGTAACGGGCCTCTTCCGCGGGCGTACCTGCTGGATTCGTCGTCTATCAAAGGCATCCACAGATGATCTGTTGGAGCGTCCTCACAGTTGCTCAGATTTTGACAGTAAATTCAAGTATGATTCATTCTGGAAGCACTGGTTCGCTGAAGTCGATCAGAACCACTTCATCAAAgacatttaattctttttgtcacttctcaaatgaaattctttcttcaaatcgcAAACAAGTCCCAAATGAAAGTTAAGAGTCTAAAAAGTCGAAATGATACTGTTGTCGAAGACATTTGCGACTTTATGTTTGTTCTCATTCataaaaagaacgaaatgaaaaatgaaatgcttCTTGCTAGCTTAAAAGTATGTATATCGGGAATGGCTGCCTCCAAACGGATTTTTATCTCTTAGATGATTTATTAGCATTACTCGAAAGCACAGAACATGACTGGAAACGCGAATTACTTGAATTAATTGAATTACTTGGATTGAATCCTTTTAGTAAATTCCAGAATATTCTTCCTCTCGAAGTACttcttacgtttttttctcgtggaaGTGGCACATAAATGAGAGGAACGGGAATAACGAAACTATCTCCTCAATCACCATCCTCTATAACCTACATAGGATAGCAGAGATTTTTGTTGAGAAATCTCACCTTACAAGAAAATTATCTTGGTCAGAGAAGGATCACTTTTGATGCCTTCTCCCTTCGTTTACAACGAAGCTGCTGGcgacaaaaagaaggaatcgcgtgataaaatattgaaaagtgAGAAGCATTTGGATCATACACTTGTGTATAGCATCCTATAGCATTACGAATGCTGTGGATCGATGCtgtaaaatatttattgaGTAATGGTGTCAGTTAGAaaccattttttcttcgttgtgaTTCCACCTCACGATGATTTCACGCACAATCCACCCAACGGGGAGCACGACGGGTTGGTACCGGTACTTGCGCACTTCGAACACGCCTTATTTCCAGCTTCGTAGATCTCTTCACCTATAGCAGGTGACCTGAAAGAGTGAGCGTTGAACCAGGAAAACGAAAGATCTTATAAGATGTAAACGAAGTCTGGAAATCCTGATGAGAGCTCGTGTGAGCCTGTAGTTGTTGGATGAAAAAGCAACGAACCAGTGCTAAGCAAGTTTGTAATCTACTAATCTACTAGAGTATACTTTTAtcgtgggtttttttttgtaataattgGACGTAGAGCATAGAACTTGCTCCTAGAAATCtagaaacaaaatttgctATATTTGACAATCACTGAGCTCACCGAAATGTCATTACGCTTTCTACaaatggaattttcaaaagaaaaagaaacgtacTTGTCATATTTGCACAGAATATATAGCTTTCCGAGTTTCAGGCATGCTGCTCCAGCATCTATAGCACAGCCGACCTTAGTGGCTCCGTCGAATGCTATCTGGAAAACCAAGTGGATAGGAAAACATTTACCAGCACGTTCAGTAATCACGCGTCACTCACATTTGCCGCAGACATGAGACCTTTGGTATTTTTGCGGTTGCCTCCAAAAGCTTCTTTTCCAGAAGACTTCCACCATTTTGCCACTGCCTGAATACATAACTATTTGCTTTTTAAAACACCTGTATGAACAGTTGCTTTCGGCTATAGTGCTTGTCACTACGTACCTATATAAAACCCCTAAAATGTGTAAATACAAATCggtcgctttttttcaaaaccagAAGATTGcatctaaaagaaaataagtggTCACTAGTCAACTAGTCACTAAGTGGTTATCTGGAACCCCTCTGAAATGGGCGAATGCGAATATAtcgcttttttcaaaacaagaagACTACTTCTCGAAGAAAGCGAGACTATGTTTCGACTGAAGCTGTTGGCCATTTTGAAAGGAACATTAGTTTGCTTAAATCTCCTCTAGAATTAGATCACTAGAAAGTACATTTCCAGTCAAATGTGCTTATATTTCTGAAACGAACCTTTTTAATGGCGTCCTCACCAATATTCTTGGATGTGGTGACATCCAAGctccagaagtttttttcgacTGCATTGTTTAGATTAGCTTTGCAGTCTTTAATCTCCTTTATAGCAGCGTCTTCGAGAGTCTTGTCATATTGCTAAATGATCAAATAGTTTACACAAGCTGCTCCTCCACAACCGCTTGTCAAATTCTGAGTTGCTCTCCATTTCTCACCAattcaatcatttttgttGCTGGTTTTGCATAGCTTTCACCAGACTTCGTCCATCCTGTAGCAAGGAGGCGTCTGTAACATTAGATCACcattacagaagaaaaacagtatTTTTGTAGTTCTACTCAAAAAGCCTTGCCTGTAGTAGTTGTGCATTTCCAGTGCAGTACGTCTAAAGTTGTCCGAAAACTTACCTGTACAGGCACTGTTACCGGTACCGCAAAATGTGCTCTTGAAAAGTGCTGTAACACTGAGAGAAAATGAGAGGTGAATTAGATGTTTCTCAAAACTATTGCAACTAATCAAGTATTCATTTGTGCAACATTTCCACTCGAATACTTTAGATACTCTCTTATTGATGCGTAAAGACGTCCAGTTTTGTCATCCAGTTTTGTCGAAGAAATGCTTTTTGTTCagcattatttcttatttcaggATCTCTAAAAGAGGCCTAACACAGTGTTAGCAATGTTATCGAAGcgttcaaaatatttctcttgttttgaaAAGAGTTGTATGATTCACATGATTCTTCGATATATCTAGTGTACAATAATCCCTGAAATATTCACAGATTCCGTAATAGAAGAGGAGCGACGTCTTTTACTGCAGATCGCTCCAAATAAATGACATTCACTCATGCTTCGCCTATAGCTTCCAGAAACCAACATTTTGCACAATTCATCGGATGATCGAAGCACATGTCAAGCCAGAAGAACTTCAACTAGTAGGATTTTTTCTCCAGTAACATCATATGTGAAAAACAGGGACAACCTGGTTCAGGAGTTCTTTCGCAAAGTCCATCTACGCAAGTGGGGCAGGCGGCCTCATCACTGCAGTATTTACCCTTCGCATCTGCCGTATAGACATCGCCATTGGTGGGTGCtctgaaataattaaaatacaCATGAGAAATGAGGTTCATCAGGTCCGAAAAAGAACTGCTTACTTCTGGTTGAAGAAACATAGGAGGTAGTAGCTTGTCGCTTGGCAAATTTGGTATGTGCATGCGAATGCACTCACTTTGTTGTGGGCGAGCTTAACATCCATTCATTGTTTTGCTATGAATTGTCGAGTTCTAAAGTGCGAACCTGAGCGAACTCATTATTGCTCCTTTCCGCTGCCTGATTCGTCTGTTTTGCAGCAGCGGTGGCCCATAGTTCAGTCAGCAAATCTTTTGCTGTTTTGGTAGCGTCACAGTTGTTAGCCTTAATTGTGCCCCTACAAGGGTATTTTTCACTACTCAGATTGACTTTATCGTATGATAATTCTCCTACTTTAGAATTATATGGCCGAGAGTATAACCCTTGGTTTGGAACGCGGGTAGAGGTGAGATCGTATCGGGGCAAGTCTTAGCAGCATCTTGTGCTTCTGCTTCTATATTGCAATCCCATTCCTGGAACATCTACATCAATGACCAGAAAAGGACTGTTATAAATGTTATAAATACCCTTTCACACATTAGGTTTGTTGTAACCTCTTATCGAAAAGAAGGCCTTCACACGCTGTGATAGAGTATAAACTAGTAttggaaagaatgaaagatgACAGGATTAAGACTGTGAGTTCTGGGATATGAAAATACAATTGATGGAGTTTTCCTTACTTTAACTCTTACTCACTTTCTAGAAAGCATAAATGAGGATTAAGATGATgtttaaacaaatttaagaAGTGATAATAGAATTTAAATTCTGTTTGGAATTTACTTACCAATTGATTCATACTCACTGCCGTTGGCAGTGTCACGCCGTCTTTACCTTCTTGCTCTCCTTTTGCTACTGTTCGACGAAAACCATTGATAAGATCCAGGATTACACTACGCCATTGGTCAGAAATTAGCGAGTTATGACATTTAAAACCttaaaaatgtgtaaaaagaTAAGAAGTGCACGAGGAGAAAGTTATAATAGTAGTTCATTACTAGAGTCTAATGCCACGCAGAATTTCCGGAAGAGAAACAAATCTTGTATTGAACATGTGAACATAACCTAGACaatatgttgttgttgtcttaCCTGCAGCTGAAGCGACTGCGTTGTTGTAGAGCTGCAGGCTTGCAAGGAAAAGAGTCTTAAAAACAGGAATACTTCTAAAAGTACCATttgtttcctcattttttttttcgaattttcataTGCCGTAATGGTGTCGCGTGCCACTCGTGATTGCATAGATAGGTGTTGCCTACACAAAGTCTTCAATTCGGAATGCAGTTTTTATTACGTAGACATCAAAATCGCAGTTAATACTAAGTGTAATGTGTTTCCTGAATAGAAGTAAGACATGGTATTGACCCGAACCTTCCAGGTGCCGTTATTGTAAATGCGTTCAGGAGGGTGACGCTAACCGTCCTGTGTAAAGATCTCAGAAGGGTCCACAGGTGAAATTACGCCATATTCTTCAAGCGATACGAATTGATCATTGTTTGCATTCTAGCTAGTCACTATCGatagtcaagaaattcctaaAGTTGCAAAAGTGCGGTTATATATGCGACTCCGGAGCGGAGTTCCCATAAGGTGGGAAGAACTGTAGGTCAGATGAATGTTTGCACGCCTTTTGCTGAAGAGATCATTTTAAGGTGGCAAACTTCGAAAAAACGAACCCTTTCTAGCAACGATGCAGCATTTATGAGAACTAATTTACAAATGCAAGACTACCGTCGGATATAATCGCCGAGTTCAAGTATATAATGTTGAACTATCGGTCACGTTCATTATTGCGTAACCTGAGGGTAAAGTTCAATACACCATCTTTGACAGGTGTGAGCGCTGGAACATTCTCAGCCGATATTTCCATGTATGCTATTGTCGAAATAGTTCCTTGTCGTGAGATGTTAGGACGTTATCGACGAAGAGTTGT is part of the Necator americanus strain Aroian chromosome V, whole genome shotgun sequence genome and encodes:
- a CDS encoding hypothetical protein (NECATOR_CHRV.G20556.T1), which codes for MNTLLLTLFLASLQLYNNAVASAAGFKCHNSLISDQWRSVILDLINGFRRTVAKGEQEGKDGVTLPTAVSMNQLEWDCNIEAEAQDAAKTCPDTISPLPAFQTKGYTLGHIILKGTIKANNCDATKTAKDLLTELWATAAAKQTNQAAERSNNEFAQLAHNKVSAFACTYQICQATSYYLLCFFNQKAPTNGDVYTADAKGKYCSDEAACPTCVDGLCERTPEPALFKSTFCGTGNSACTGKFSDNFRRTALEMHNYYRRLLATGWTKSGESYAKPATKMIELQYDKTLEDAAIKEIKDCKANLNNAVEKNFWSLDVTTSKNIGEDAIKKAVAKWWKSSGKEAFGGNRKNTKGLMSAANIAFDGATKVGCAIDAGAACLKLGKLYILCKYDKSPAIGEEIYEAGNKACSKCASTDFNCQNSLISESWREVVLKTINDLRRTVSKGEQKGQGNADLPKAKEMNELNWDCNIEAAAQTAAAECPANPQLPTYTAAGAATYKIGSLKATATVKASCDATSTTKDLLNTAWKAAVEKQADEKAVADNTAFSLIARDKADAFACTYQVCKSEFYLLCFFNQEAPAPGADVYTKEAADYCTGQNCKCVNALCQTTLQPAIFTSTICSTCDGEFSDNVRLTALDKHNYYRRLLATGWAKYGTNYAKPATKMIELQYEKTLEDDAKQKIANCPDGLAAADQENLWMKDGTGFDTPFEDAMKMAVDEWWAPFESTGFGDDLKNTAALKTAAYISYDEATKIGCAVESCVKKGRLYILCKYDSAPAINVVIYASGNTCSKCSATASTKCSTLDGLCVA
- a CDS encoding hypothetical protein (NECATOR_CHRV.G20557.T1): MNCSENPLAHHKRIDTPVSSSFCHPDLEATYPPTGTLKLQEEPVRESGVTVVDNFSKHRFRFVMDSTLEPTPDDDMAKVAIFVDTRDARDPQ
- a CDS encoding hypothetical protein (NECATOR_CHRV.G20556.T3) → MNTLLLTLFLASLQLYNNAVASAAGFKCHNSLISDQWRSVILDLINGFRRTVAKGEQEGKDGVTLPTAVSMNQLEWDCNIEAEAQDAAKTCPDTISPLPAFQTKGYTLGHIILKGTIKANNCDATKTAKDLLTELWATAAAKQTNQAAERSNNEFAQLAHNKVSAFACTYQICQATSYYLLCFFNQKAPTNGDVYTADAKGKYCSDEAACPTCVDGLCERTPEPGWTKSGESYAKPATKMIELQYDKTLEDAAIKEIKDCKANLNNAVEKNFWSLDVTTSKNIGEDAIKKAVAKWWKSSGKEAFGGNRKNTKGLMSAANIAFDGATKVGCAIDAGAACLKLGKLYILCKYDKSPAIGEEIYEAGNKACSKCASTGTNPSCSPLGGLCVKSS